A genome region from Macaca fascicularis isolate 582-1 chromosome 3, T2T-MFA8v1.1 includes the following:
- the FAM237B gene encoding protein FAM237B: MCFATRRWFSLQLGCMILINLVNADFEFQKGVLASISPGITEDIDLQCWKACSLTLIDLKELKIEHNVDAFWNFMLFLQKSQRPGHYNLFLNIAQDFWDMYVDCLLSRSHGMGRRQVMPPKYNFPQKITGGNLNVYVRE, translated from the coding sequence ATGTGTTTTGCTACAAGAAGATGGTTCTCTCTACAGCTGGGCTGCATGATACTGATCAATCTGGTTAACGCTGACTTTGAGTTTCAAAAAGGAGTGCTTGCCAGCATTAGCCCAGGAATCACCGAAGACATTGATCTCCAGTGCTGGAAAGCTTGCTCTTTGACATTGATAGATCTCAAGGAACTCAAGATAGAGCACAATGTGGATGCTTTTTGGAATTTCATGTTGTTCTTGCAAAAATCTCAGCGGCCTGGACATTATAATCTCTTCTTAAACATAGCTCAGGATTTCTGGGACATGTATGTAGACTGCTTGCTTTCAAGGTCTCATGGAATGGGCAGAAGACAGGTGATGCCCCCCAAATATAATTTTCCACAGAAAATAACAGGAGGTAATTTAAATGTGTATGTAAGAGAATAG